Genomic window (Daucus carota subsp. sativus chromosome 5, DH1 v3.0, whole genome shotgun sequence):
CATCACCACGTGTTTTACACTTTATATATGTGGATTGATACTGACAATAGACTACAATAGGAATAACTTTTGTCATGTGTGACACACCACGACGTGGAACACATGAAAGTGATATTACCGATACtccgttaatttttttaaactttttaatatattacgGCACGTAACATCTaaaattgttgtcatctcctacCGACTCTCATCATTTATCACACCAGAAACGCCTACAATGATTTCACATCTGACTGACTCTCTTCCTTCAGCATATCACAAACGTCTACAACTGATATCACACCTTACCGACTCTCCTCTTTTAACACATCATAAACGCGTACACATCACTCATCTTATCGACTCTCATCTCTTAtcatataacaaaaaataatatactaaaTAAATTCAGGAAGGAGTTAAAAGGGAACATCTTTTGACATTGAGATTTCAACTTAACCGAGACCGTCTAAAGTGAATTGATCATCAGAAGTCGTAGATTGAGATTTTTACTGTGATCTTATTAACCAGCTCAAGTGTGTGAACAGAGTTATACTGAAAATTATAGAACACGAAGCATATTTTTATCTAGTTGTCCTCGTTTCACTGCCCGAGGGAGGGACGGTTTATATTTTCggaaaaacaaaacaagcagCAATAGCAAGTAAACAACGAAATCTAGATAAGATTATCCTTCCACGCTGGATATTACAAGCATTAACAATCgaacttaataatttgatttagATACACAATTGCTTATGTACTGAGTCAGAGTTCATAGTTaccccctccgtccctttttacatgtccactttgaaaaaaaaatttgtcccaaattacttgtccacttctcttttcaaagcaactttttgtatgttttttcaaaaagtgacaacttccaatgtttgactagcatatatatatatcgaattttctatggtgtgcccaagggcacacaatagtcactaactcccatgagaattctagcttttgattggtggatggataataaatgtaaatagcccccctgcattcacatcaattccaccaatcaaaacaagccattttcatgaaagttcgtgcttattgtgtgcccttgggcacacattagaaagaccgtatatatatacacaactctatctaattcattacatttattagggatatgtatgaaaacaagatatccaactaacattttcttaagatgcgttatttttttaaaagggacaagtaaaaagggacggagggagtaattttttatatttatccaaAACTATTAAATatcgattaatttttttaataattcagcCTGTTTTATAaaactcggctcgactcgacggatgtttttaaaaaattaaaaacataaaaaaagttTGTTCTCGTGAAGAAGCAGGTGAGCTGAAGGAAGAagataaaagaaagaaaaacaagaattaaaacctttctcttctttcttctctCACCTTCCATCTCTCTccatttcactttctctctctaaaagcCCATTCCCCCTTCTCTCTCAATGAATCTCCCTTTCTTCAAAGCTTGACATCCACATTCATTCTTTGCTTCACAAGATCTTCAACATCAAAGTCCAAccccgtctctctctctctctctctaaaatgTTGCAGTCTGGGGTTGATAAACTCACCGATCGGTTACGAAAGTCACTCACTTCAGATGACGAGACTGAGGTTAACAAGCCTGATTTCAGAGAGATCGATCTGGGCTCACCCATTACTCCGTTGCGGGCGAAAGTTACTACTAGCAGTAGTAGTTCGAGCTCTTCTGGATCCGGGTCGGGTCGGGCTGCTTCTAACCCGCTGCCGAAGAAGTCGGAGTTTGCCGGAAATAGTCACTCCGGCGAGCTTTGTGGGTCTGTGGAGAGCTCGCCGACACGGTTTACTAAACCGGGTCATAGAAGATCCGGGTCGAGTGGATCGGCGAACCCGAATCCGAGCCCGTTTGTGTACTCCGGTGGCGGGTCGGTTAGTTCACCGCCGGCGAATGCGATGCCGGCGGGGAATATTTGTCCGTCgggtaaaattttgaaaacggGTATGGCGGGTCGGGTGACCCGACCCGATGTGTTGGGGACTGGTACCGGGCATTATGGTCATGGTAGTATAATTCGCGGTGGGGCTGCTATGAAATCTGCCGTTGGGGAAGGCGTTGGAAATGCCAATTCAAGGGGTTTAGCTACCGGTGGGGTTTCGAGGAATGTTAAGAGTAGTGTTGATGCAGAGGAGTTGAAGAGACTAGGAAATGAGAGTTACAAGCAAGGCAATTTTACAGAGGCGTTGAGTTATTATGATAAGGCAATTTCGATCTCGCCTGGTAATGCAGCTTATCGATGTAACCGAGCTGCAGCATTGATGGGTTTGAAGCGATTAGGGCGGGCTGTGAGAGAATGTGAGGAGGCCATAAGGTTGGATCCTGGATATTGGAGAGCTCATCACCGTTTAGGATCTCTATATCTTAGGTGAGTTTAGCGGAAAAGATTTGATCTTTGTGTTTATACGATGTATGTTACTTACATAGTCTTTCAGTTAAAATGCATTCTTAAAGCGGAATATTTGGTAGTTCTGGATTATTGGTTTAGTGAAAAAGATAAAATCTTTGTGTTTATGGAATGTAGGTTCCCTGTGTATCTTGTAAATTTAGGTGATTTGTGTTTAATTATGTGCATTCGTAGAAGGGAATCTTTGTTAGTTCTTGGATCTGTAGTTTGGTGAAAAAGATACAGTCTCTGTGTTTGTAAATGAAGTTTACCTGCATTTTTCTAAATTTGCGTTTTGCTGCTTACCTTCCTAGCAAATTTAGAGTGGATTATTTGCTTATTCTTGGATCAGTTGATCTTTTGCAATATTCTATTTGTATATATGGCTTTGAATGGATGGATGAAAAGTTGGGACAAAATTAAAGGCAAAAGACAATGATCAAGAGGGCAGAGATTAGAAATTGAAACAgagcaaatttctaaaaattgtaCAAACTATATCCCGTCTCCTGCCAGTTTCATATAAGTTAACTAAATGGAGCGTTGGTGttttcaaatcatataataGTAACTCCTGTATGCTTGTTTGCTTAAGTAAACCTAGATGAAATTGTATTGGGTGCGTATGTTTTCTTCTGTTACCTCTATTTTGTATGATCCAGTCACCTGTCTTGAAGTTTGTTAAAAGCTACACTTGTTGCAAATTGAAGAATTTGATTTCTTTGTTTGTGGTATTTGAAGTGTTACTTGACTATTTTGTAAGCTCTCATTAAGTATTTACTGAATTAGGTACATTAAACACTTGAGTACTTGAGAGTATCCTTCTTGCGTCTAAACTGCTTGGTTACTTCCTTCCTATTTGGTTTTGTTGGTTTTGTTTGTTTATCCTTGTAATTGGCTGTTAGTGGAAAAAAGATTCTGATTTGTATAATGATCGCAGCCTAGGGCAGGTTGAACTTGCTAGAAGGCACATATGTTTCCCAGGACTCCAGCAAGATCCAGTTGAGTTGCAGAAGTTGCAGACAGTAGAGAAACACCTAAACAAGTGTACTGATTCCCGAAGAATTGGTGATTGGAAAAGCGTATTGAGAGAAAGTGATGCTGCAATTGCTTCTGGCGCTGATGCTTCGCCACAGGTAAGAAAGCTCCTATAAAACTTGCAGGCTGTTGATAAtgcatgatttattaaaaaagcaATTTGACTGTAATGTCTTTTTAATGGCACTGCAGATATTTGCCAGTAAAGCTGAAGCTTTTCTAAAGCTCCGCCAACTCAACGATGCTGAATTAAGCCTCTCAAACATTCCCAAATTTGAAACTTATTCAGTATCTTGTTCCCAGACTAGTTTTTTTGGTATGCTTTCTGAAGCCTATCCACATTTTGTCCGTGCTCAGATTGAGATGTCATCAGGGAGGTGAGTTCTGCAACTCTTAGTTTTCATTGCAAGAAATATTTAGTTTCAGTAAAAGAGTAACTTATGATGGATTTATGCAGGTTTGAGAACGCTGTTACATCTGCTGAGAAAGCAGGACAATTGGATTCTAGAAGCAGTGATATATCAGTTTTACTTAACAATGTCAGGGCTGTAGCAAGAGCTCGGGCTCGTGGAAATGATCTCTTCAAGTCTGAAAGGTATACAGAAGCTTGCGCAGCGTATGGGGAAGGTCTTAGGCTTCATCCTTTGAGTTCTGTTCTATACTGCAACAGAGCTGCTTGTTGGTATAAACTTGGTCAGTGGGAGCGATCTCATGATGATTGCAACCAAGCTCTTGATATCCAGCCAAATTACACAAAAGCTCTTCTCAGGAGGGCTGCTTCAAACAGTAAGGTAGACTAGCTCGTCAAACAATAACAGTGTGTTAATTGATGTAATGTTCTGTTGGTTTTAAGCCTGAAGACTAGTATCTTCTTTGCAGCTTGAGAGGTGGGCTGATGCTGTGAGAGATTACGAGGTGCTTAGGAAGGAGCTTCCAAATGACAATGACGTTGCTGAATCTTTGTTCCATGCTCAAGTTGCTTTGAGGAAATCCCGAGGAGAAGAAGTTCACAATATGAAGTTTGGTGGAGAAGTGGAGTTGGTATCTGGTTTGGAGCAGTTCAAAGCTGCTATATCTTCTCCCGGTAAGTATTGTTGTCCCCGTgtcttaaaaatgatttttttagttCAGTGGGTTCTGAAGATCTTGGTGTGACATTGCAGGTGTATCTGTTGTTCATTTCAAAAAGGCATCAGACTTACAATGCAAGCAAATATCTCAATCTCTGGACAACTTATGCACCCAATATCCGTCCATTAATTTTCTCAAGGTGAATTACCCAATATTTGGTCTTTACAACTTTGAAATTAATGTTCACTAGGGTTAATAATAAATACACTGCAGCAAGCCTGGTATGTAGTCTGCACTTCAATTGGAGCACAGTGCATTCAATGCTCTGCCAATATGGTAATACCTACATAGTTAATTGTAATAAAGCTAATGTTTTCTTGGTTTTGTTTTGAAATGAAGGCTGATGTGCTAGAGAGTCCTGCGATCGCAAACACCGAGAACGTGAGGGTTGTGCCTACAATAAAGATTTATAAAAATGGAAGCCGGGTTAAAGAAATGATCTGCCCGAGTCCAGAAGTGTTGGAATCTTCAGTTAGGCACTACAGTTTCTGAAGATAGTACATCTGCTTCCTTTGTTCTATTTCTCTATGTGGGTTCTGAACCCCAAGGTCTAGAAACAGCAACGTAATCGTCAGAAGTGATTTTGCCCGTTTCATGTAACATAATCAGACATACAACAAAATAACCCCATTGAGAGTCCTAAGCCCCTTACCTAGGCTCCAAGAGTAGGTAGTCACTTTTTTTTCTCCAATTATTATTTGTTCGTTCTTTCCTCATTGGTTCCATCATGCTCCCTTCTCCTTTCACTTAGTACTCCTTATTCCCGTCCCACCGTCGTAGGATTCCCACACATTTTTGGGCGTAAGAAACCCTCGGTTCTTTACTATAGTGGGAATTATGACAATTGTGTACAACCGGTAAAAAAATCTGAGTAGAAATGAAAAGAGGGCGAAGTCAGGGTCATCAGCTGGTTCCTTGTTGTGAAATTTACGTGTATATAATTGATGGATACATGTCCGGGAATCAGATGTTCCGGGGCTGGATTATGTCTCAGGGGGTTAACAGGGTATCGAAAGGttatacatgaaaaaatgtCGAAACTGATGTTTATGGACAATGCCTTTCATGGTGAAGTCTTCAATAAAAgtaaaaaagcaaaattcttATCTTTTTTATGAACTAATTTGTGGTCATTcttttataacatgttatgttATATACCTGCTTATCGAGTCGTTGAATGATTCTAGTATTGTTTGTATACCGGTAGCAACTTATTTATGTGAAATTATACATGGTGGTTAAATGATTGATGATTGCTTTTACTCTATATTACTAACACTGTGAAACTTTGAAGTGTAGCTGTGTAGCATACTTTGTCTAAGCGTGTTTAGGGTTGTTTTTAGCTGCCCCGATCTGCTCAAAGTTGTGTTATAAGGTTTCCCAGTAAAACCGGGAACTACAAGTTCGGCATACATACATGTTTTCGGGGAAAAagatattacttttttttttttttaattatgctttatcagaaaaataatatcaattagtCACTACCGCTTTACCAAggtaaatataaacataatttgcaCGATTCAGTTGGATTTTTAAGAAAGATTTTGAGTTCATGTTCGATTTTGCTCAGTTCTATTGCATAACTTATTTTCCCTTGTGTGCTGTATATCTGAAGGTTATTGCAGTCTAGCTTATGTGCTGTATGTCTGAAGGTTATGTCTGTCTGTTTCCCGAAAATATTGTACTATGCAGCAAAGGTGAATATTGTTTGGCAGAACACATTTGTAGCCTCTTGCACCCTGCTCGTGAGTTTTTTTTAGGAGAGAAAACAAGTGAATGCAAATGAAAGCAAATAAATTTTCACTTTCATCGCATTTTTGGAGTAAAAGTATGTTATATTTGTATCTAGTTTCACTTGCTTTCGTccctttaaaaaaatcaagagcATAAATAgaagtgaaaaatatataagtttaCTTCCTCTTCACTTATTTTCCTCCCTATTTATAATTCGGGAGCAGAGCCTTGGGCTCTCTTCCTCTTCACCCACCAGTCCACCCATTCACTGCAACTTTGACCAGCTTGCTGACATGGTCATAtgttgactttttttttttttttttttcttttttgacagATGGTCATATGTTAACTAGTTTCTAGTAACACATTAAATTTTTTGCCAACCCAAACGGGCTTTAGGATAGGCTGATCAATGTACAGTACATGCTGCCAATTTACATTGGTTAAAATCGCAGATCAAAGAACAGTTGGTTCCCACTGGCAAAACAGACCAAGATGCAACGAagcaaaccaagaaagtagcAAACAAGTAGAAGAAACATCAGTGCAATAATCAAGTTCAGTTGATTACCGGCTCCCAtgcataattttatttgtattttacgAAGGGCATTCTTGGGGTTACCCGTGTTCGTTTGTGTGCACCGGAATCTGCAACAGGACATATTCTAACAGTAAAAAAAGTAAATATCCCCACCTCCGAATTTCATTCGTTATTATTGGAGTAAATGATAGTTTCACAACTTTTTCATGCACCACTGGCATACAGGCGAGTCCACTCCTTTGCTGTGCAGTTAAGGTTTGATCAGTATACAGCTATCGGAAGACAGAACAGTAAATATCTGTGCTGGTGTAACTAGCCAAAGGCTCCATTTTAACCAGCACATAGCCACACACTACAAATACAATGACCTGAATTAGTAGTTTACCTGTTTCAACAGCTTCCGTCTCGTTTGCTTTCCAATGCTTTGCAATGTTTTCAGACAACGGATCATCCGGGTTGGGAGCACTCAACAGAGCTTGAATGCTAAACAGATAGAGCAACACATTGTCAAAGCTCGTATTATAATTATTGACAGCATTGCTATTCAATTTTCAACAACCAATAAACACATGGAACAGATGCCCTATACGATTTGAAAAGGTTTTCTGAACAATGAATTTGGTGTCAAAGCAACATAGAGACAAAAGCCACAAAACTGTTTTCTGCGCATCCATATAACTTTCTTAGATAACCTTAGCCTGCCATTCACTCTATATTGTTACACAGAGGACTGTGTACTTGCAATGTTGGCAAGTCACTCCCTTGCCGAACTTCAAAATATCGCTCGGATACATTTTTCCCACTGTAAGATTGCACTAAATGATTTTATACATACTTCATTTTGTTCATCTTGAATATGTCAGTACAAAccttaaaattacaaaaaagtgAGGGATATGTACTATGAAACAGATGTATGTATGTGACGGTAATACTCAGTTAGGTTTCTCCTACTTTAAAGCTACCATCAGTTGGCCCTTATAATTAGCATTTGACAAAATACACGTTCCAAGAGAAGTAATTATTTGCCATAAGTCATTTACCTCAACAATACAGTACGTATCTGAAGAGCAGAACTCCATTTGTCTTTGAGAATATCTAGACATATTCTTCCAAGCTGCATATAAACACCAATGCAATTACACACAAAAAGATGTGGCTTATAGCTAAGGATGATTTTGGCGTGATATGCAGAGCAAACCTTGTCAATATTGGGATGGTATATTTTAGTGAGAAACCGAACCTGTTACAAGATATACAGAGAAATAAGTACATTGGTCTTGTATCTAGAATCATACACttccttttcattttttatcTAGTCCATGACACTTCCTTTTCATTTTTCAGCTTATTGTGGTTAGAACACAGAGTAAATAACGAGACAGGAGCATACTTGAGGAAAACTATAGTGGACCAGCCATGAAGCTTCTGATTATGAATAAGATAGAAATGTGATACGAGTAGTATTGGAAAACTTAATAAAGAGAAGAGCCTCAAATGATTGCAAGCTTCTTCCGTGGAAACAGGTACCTTTGGAGCAGCCATTGGGTAATCTTCGGGCAAAAACAGTTCCAGCTTGAAAACACCTCCTGTACACATAAAAAGTCTAAATTTGACGAGGCGAAGCATAAACAAAACAATAAACTGACGACATCAAACTGGCTTCAACACACATAAAAATCCTAGTGATACAATTCCGTCAAAATTTCACCGCTATCAAGTATCAACAAAGAATTAATagaaatgaaatataataatactctctGTTTCAATTGTTTCAGCTAATGAAATACAAGCTACTAATATTTCGTAGACAATAACAATCAAATTCAAATAATAACAAACGATCAACAACATAATTATTACACAACTCAAATCACGACCAGTAACTACTCATTGATAACGATATTGTGATCACAGTTGCGAAAAGATGTTACCTTCATAAGGAGACTTCTCCGGACCAAGAATGATGACATTGAAATATCGCATATTTTCTTCCGAAGGTGATGCACTTATTCCCGGAGCTGCACCCAAATACATCATAACATAATCCCAAAACTTCATTGCACTTGATCTATTTAActattgtatattttttgttacaCGATATATATACAGCCCGATAAGTAACCAAGTCATCtatataatcttatattattcaacaagtAAAGCCTCTATAAATGAATATCCTGTCAaggttattaatttatcgagagtAAAAATACACCAAACACGGATTCTAAAGTCCTAAGCATCAAAACCCAGAGATAATAttaaactactccctctgtcccatttaattctatacgtttgtttttcattgctcgacacgcacttcaatgctctcgtaaaatatagttctataacttatttttaaaattttctttttttgaataaaaatataacattcaaacttttattcagaaaagaaaaatcttaaaaataggtTATAGAtttatactttacaggagcattaaagtccgtgccgcgtcctcgtcccccaatgtatacaactcacggggacggagggagtacatgttaAGTAACCAACTCATCCAAATAATCTTATACTattatgggtttgtctagtgtgtgcccaagggcacatgctaagcgctaacatttataaaattggagggatttgattggtgtggttgttgtaaatgcaagggggccatcattattaaagagtgtaagccaatcaaaatctcccaaatttataagttttagtgcttagtgtgtgcccttgggcacaccatagaaaaaccgtactATTATTCAACAAGTCCAACCTCTATAAATGGATATCCCAACTTATCGAGAGTAAAAATACATGGAACACGGGTTTTTAAAtccttagagcaactccaaccatctaaaacccttagctaaaaagtgttttgacataccaaaaatagaaaatatagttaatcTGTGGAACATATCACACTCCAAGTCTCCAACCATACTATCCCTTTTCTATAATTATAACCAAACTCATATAGatggttatatttgtcgaatctctACAGGTTTGTAGGAAATCTGtgaaaatatgatacattatttaataccatattgaagtgatatattatatatataacaatctaaaatttaataacatactgtttttaaattatagtcaaccattGTCGTCAATATCAGAGATACAAAATGTCTCACAGGTTtaagaaattttatataatgtccTGCGATATCAATTTTACCGACCATTATAACCAACTCCACGGGAGATGCTCTTACTACATGACAGGTAAATTTATCCTGTATTAAGTTATCGAAAAGTACCTTGCTCGGTCAAAAGACGCTGGGTTTCCTAAGAAGAGTGCACACAATTGACGCAGAAATCAGATAAACATCAAGAAAACAAAAGATAAAACAgagaaaaagagaaataaatagGAAGGTGCAAGAGGGTGTTGCTTACTTTTATGATACGTCGTGGTAGATTATTATTGTTCGccattaaaatgatatatttgaaGGGCTTGCAAGAATTATATAGAGAGATAGTTTGAGGGTTTCTCTTACTACACGAATGCGAGTTTCTTTACCTTTTGGACATTTGTGTGTTGTGTTCACGGCTGATCATGCCACGTGTTGCAATTTATCTTCCGATGATCAAATAGATCCATTTTTGACCGTGGTAAAAAATGTGAACTAAATTTGATTTGTGGGACTACATAATAAGAAGtgaaaaaaattagttattagCATGTGCAGATAGACACGCagattcattttaaaataaaacttataatttattgaattatataataCTATGTTATTTTccgttaaaattaaaacaatctAACTTTAAAAAGGTTAAACAAGACGAATAACTCGGAGGAGTATTCTATATAGTTTTTCTATTTTCAgttgatatttgaatttgaatatatataagattttaaGATTGAaacttgatcaatttaattaccataaaataaaaattcagaTGGAGATAGAGGTATTCTGATCATTTTTACTGCAAATAGAGACTCTCTAAATTTTGAAGAAACAAGTGTTAGAAAAGCCATTTTTCCAAATATTTACATGACAGATCAAATCGTATAAAACATCGAAAACATGTCAATAGGCATTGAGTACCAATAAAATTACGAGTCAAGTTCGTATAAGTGATTTGATTTGTAATCGTCAAATGACGTAAATTCGATTTGTTATCGTCAAATGACGTAaattttcagttgtaattgtacTCAAGTAATTCACACTCCCAAACCTTAAACATACGATACTCCTACATCCAACCCTATTGTGTGAAGTAACCGACTGTCACAAACCTTAAACACATGATACTATTCCAAACCTTTAAACCTATAGTATTCTAAAATTGTATTGTGTTAAGTAACGACTCTCCCAAACCTTAAATATACGTTGCTAGAAGTAATAGGGATCGCAGTAGTATATCATTGTAGATTCTTTTGCAGGCATAGTATACTTTACTGAACAATATAGTAGGTAACATGACAACATCCATGTTAAAACCGAAACATAAATACAAATGCTTTTATTTCCTCACTGCAAATGTAACAAAAGCCACTATTGTGCCAATAATCCCCGAGAGTCTGAGCACAACATCTTAcaacataaaaaaaacagaacacTTGAAAGTGCGATCGCCCTTTTTAGGGGATGCGTTAATTACGAGTTGAAAGCAGCTCTCATGAACACGATACAAATCATGCAGTAACATGTTTAGCCGGTATTCTGCATGCCAGCAGCAATACCCTTCATGGTTAAGATGAGTGTGTCCTCCAAGCCAGGGGCGTACTCACTTGTCGGGTTCAGGTCAACAAGGTCCGAAGATGTTTTGGATTCCATGTATTCCTTGGAGATATGAGGCCTGAATTTCACGTTATAGCTGGGGTCACGAATCCGTTTCAGTGTGTAAGCCTGACAAACATTCAAGGTTGTAATGTAGGAATCACGCAGCCGTAGACGTTGCTTCAAGGTGGGATCTCCTTCAAGAATTTCCCTGTGCCCAGCAATCTGCAGAAAGAGAACTTGTAATTAGATgtccaataataaaaaataatttttttcatagaGTTTTACAATCCATTTATATACACAGATCATGAGTGTGTAGTGCTTATTCTGCcagtataattattttatgtatcacttttacttgaaaaaaatattatgtcacAATAAGGAAATGATCAGCACTGTATAATATGGGCAGGAGCTTGGGATACAAGTGATCTGTTGAAAAATAATGTACCTTGAGGAGAAGGCTCTTTGTTTCCTCATAGTTAGACCTCAATTGCTCGCCAAATGACCACAAATCTTCAGAAACAAGGAGTTTGTCGTTTAATGCAGCGATGCCAGGGTCTCCTTTGGCAAACACCATTTCAACTAAATCAATAGTGACACGGAAGAAAGGCCATTTTTTGTACATGTCCTGCAACATAGGGAGATTCTTGCTATCCTTctgaattatatatttgaatgctcctccaaagccaagccaaactGGGAGATGAAATCTGGTCTGTGTCCAGGCAAAGATCCAAGGAATAGCTCTGAGTGATTCAATACCACCACTTGGCTTTCTTTTTGATGGGCGACTTCCAATATTCATGCGACCGTACTCCAGTTCAGGTGTGGCCTACAATCACAGGGAATAAACAAATGGTCACttacatttaatttaaatgacaAAAGAAATATATGCAAAGACAAGGTTTAGATTGGTTCTCACAAGGCGGAAATACTCGACAAATCGTGGCTCCTGGAAAACTACTTTACGGTACTCCTCTGTGGCAACAACTGCCATTTCATCCATAAGTGCACGCCACTCAGGTTTTGGCGAAATTGGAGGGCGCATACCATGCTCAAGAGTAGCAGCAGTAAAACGCTGAAGTGTTCTAAAACACAAGTGCTCCTCCCCAAATGATTGTTCAATAACTTCACCCTGAACTGTGACCCGGAGTGATCCATGAACTGTGTCAGGAGGTTGAGACAGAATAGCAAGATGGGTAGGGCCACCTCCTCTCCCAACTGTTCCTCCTCGACCATGGAACATAGTTAGCTTCACACCATACTTTTTGGCCACGTTAATAAGCTCCTCTTGAGCCTTATATAGCTGCCAGGCTGCTGAAAATCTCCCAGCATCTTTCCCGGAATCCGAATACCCAATCATGACTTCTTGCTTGCCATTTATCCTATTCATGTACCAATCA
Coding sequences:
- the LOC108223137 gene encoding TPR repeat-containing thioredoxin TTL1; the encoded protein is MLQSGVDKLTDRLRKSLTSDDETEVNKPDFREIDLGSPITPLRAKVTTSSSSSSSSGSGSGRAASNPLPKKSEFAGNSHSGELCGSVESSPTRFTKPGHRRSGSSGSANPNPSPFVYSGGGSVSSPPANAMPAGNICPSGKILKTGMAGRVTRPDVLGTGTGHYGHGSIIRGGAAMKSAVGEGVGNANSRGLATGGVSRNVKSSVDAEELKRLGNESYKQGNFTEALSYYDKAISISPGNAAYRCNRAAALMGLKRLGRAVRECEEAIRLDPGYWRAHHRLGSLYLSLGQVELARRHICFPGLQQDPVELQKLQTVEKHLNKCTDSRRIGDWKSVLRESDAAIASGADASPQIFASKAEAFLKLRQLNDAELSLSNIPKFETYSVSCSQTSFFGMLSEAYPHFVRAQIEMSSGRFENAVTSAEKAGQLDSRSSDISVLLNNVRAVARARARGNDLFKSERYTEACAAYGEGLRLHPLSSVLYCNRAACWYKLGQWERSHDDCNQALDIQPNYTKALLRRAASNSKLERWADAVRDYEVLRKELPNDNDVAESLFHAQVALRKSRGEEVHNMKFGGEVELVSGLEQFKAAISSPGVSVVHFKKASDLQCKQISQSLDNLCTQYPSINFLKADVLESPAIANTENVRVVPTIKIYKNGSRVKEMICPSPEVLESSVRHYSF
- the LOC108223138 gene encoding ubiquitin-conjugating enzyme E2 36-like; protein product: MANNNNLPRRIIKETQRLLTEQAPGISASPSEENMRYFNVIILGPEKSPYEGGVFKLELFLPEDYPMAAPKVRFLTKIYHPNIDKLGRICLDILKDKWSSALQIRTVLLSIQALLSAPNPDDPLSENIAKHWKANETEAVETAKEWTRLYASGA